GTGGACTCCACGGCCTCGCGCACGCGTGCCAGGTTCCGCTTGGTCCGCTCGGCGAGCGCCGCCAGCCCCGTCGCGATCTTGTCCTCGATGTCCGCGGACAGGGCCACGTCGTACGTCGGAAGGACGCTCATCAGGTCGCTGTCGTAGTTGATCTCGCCGGCGAAGAGTACCGGCCGGCCGCCGCACAGCGCCGCGTCGATCAGGCCCAGACCGTCGCGTGTGCGCAGCGAGCGGAACGCCAGGTCCTCGTTGACGCCGGCGGCGACCGCCATGCCGACCTCCCGCCAGGCCACCCACTCGACGCTGACCACGCGGTGCTCGGGTGTGTCCAGGGCGCGGGCCAGATGGTCCAGGTAGTAGTTCGCGGCCGCGTAGTCCGCCTGCCCGAGGGCCGGGAAGACCGCGGCCACCGAGGACATGTGCAGGATGAAGTCGGGACGGTCGTTGCGGGTCAGGTGGTGCAGCAGGAACGCGCCGCGCAGCTTGGGCCGCAGGACGGCCGTGAACCCGGCCGCCTCCCGGTAGGCGATGAGGCTGTCGCCGGGCACTCCGGCGGCGTGCACGATCCCGTCGACACGGCCGTGCGCGGCGCGGACGGTGTCCAGCACGGCCGCCAGCGCGGTCTCGTCGGCGACGTCGGCGGCCACCGGGTGCACGGTGGCGCCGAGCGCGGTGATCTCACGGACCGCGGTGACACGCGCCGCGGCGGGATGCTGCGGGTCGGCGGCGACCGCGTCCCACTCGCTCTCGGGCGGCAACGCGGTGCGTCCGAGCAGGTACAGGTGCGCGCCGGGAGCGCCGGCCGCGAAGTGACGGGCCGTCTCCAGACCGATGGCGCCGAGTCCGCCGGTGATCAGGTAGGCGCCGCCGGGCCGCAGATACGTGTCGCGGACCGCCTCGACCCCCGGCAGCTCCGCGAACGACTCGCGGTACTTGTCCGTGCCGCGCAGCGCGTACACGCCGGCCTGCGGGGCGAGGATCTCCTCCCGCAGCAGCTCGGCGGGCACCGCGTCGTCGGCGTCGACCAGCCGGACGGTCACGTACGGGTACTCGCGGGCGATCGCCTTGGCCAGCCCGGCGAGCGCCGCGTGTTCCGTGACGACGTCCGCCTCGCCCGGTACGACCGCCAGCGCCCGGCGGGTGAGCACCACCAAGTCGACCGTCGCGCCGGCGTGCATGAGCGCCTTGGCCAGCCGGAACAGGCCGGTCAGGTGCTCGTCGACGCGGCGGTCCAGCTCGGCCGGATCGGCAGCCGGTGCGCCGCCGGGGGCCGGGGCGTACACCAGGTGGGTGTACCCCTCGCCGACGAGTTCCTCGGCGAGCCCGTCCGGTTCGGTGCCGGGGGCGCCCGGCGTGCGCAGCACCGCGTCCGGCGGCAGGACGGCGGCCACGGCGTCGGCCGCCTCCGGATCCGCCAGCGCCAGCACGCGGGGCGACGCGTCCGTGCACCGCGCGGGCGGCGCCGGTGTGAACTCCACCGCGTGGGTGAGCGGGTGGGCCACGCGCGGCGCGGCCAGCGCGAACCGGTCCTGCCAGTCGTCGGGGAAGTCGACCCAGGCGCGGGTCTCGTCGAACTCGTACGGCGGCAGGTGCACGGTGCGCGGGCTCGTTCCCCGGTACTGCGCGAGCAGGTCCGCTTCACCTCCGCCGGCCCAGTGCCGGGCGGCGTCGGTGCGGGCGGCGTCCGGCACCTCACCGGTCTCGGTGGCCGCCAGCGCCGCCCGCAGGGCGGGCAGGTCGGCGACCGTGCAGGCGAGCCGGTGGCGGTGGTGGGCGCGGGAGACGTTCGCCGTCCAGCACACGTCCCGGACGGTGCCCTCGATCCGGCCCGCGTCGATCGCCTCGCGGTAGCGGGTGACCAGCCGGCCGAGGGACGCCGGGCTCTGTGCGCTCAGCGTGAAGAGGTAGGGCGGCCGGTCCTCGCCGGGTTCCGGCGGCACGGCGGTGAACTCCTCCAGCACGACGTGGGCGTTGGTCCCGCCGAGGCCGAAGGCGCTGACTCCGGCACGCCGGGGGCCGTCACCGTCCGGCCACGCGCAAGCCTCCAGGGGCACGTACACCGGACCTTCCGCCAGGTCGATGGCCTCGTTGGGCCGCACGTAGTTGGCCAG
This is a stretch of genomic DNA from Streptomyces rubradiris. It encodes these proteins:
- a CDS encoding type I polyketide synthase; the protein is MTTDIAIVGLSVEVPDAPDQHAFWDVVRTGRSLTRSFPARRRRDVEEFLRYHRASALVPDAEERVAFHDGSFLDRVDLFDHAFFGMTPKQAAVTDPHQRLVLRTMYRALEDAGYTGRRLAGSRTGVYIGYAGNPGGSYLDYFCRIDPALGQLGITGNIVTMLANRLSYLLDLRGPSMVIDSACSASLLALHQARAALLLGDCEMAVVAGTRVVMAPVQHPHTRIGIESSDGVTRTFDESADGTGFGEGSGAVVLKRLDRALADGDQVYAVVKGSAVNHDGHSEMMTAPDAGAQADLLDAAWRAAGVDPRTIGYLEVHGTATKVGDPIEFEGLRRAFAARTDDRRFCAVGTVKANIGHLFEGSGVMGVIKTALALRHRTIPPLANYVRPNEAIDLAEGPVYVPLEACAWPDGDGPRRAGVSAFGLGGTNAHVVLEEFTAVPPEPGEDRPPYLFTLSAQSPASLGRLVTRYREAIDAGRIEGTVRDVCWTANVSRAHHRHRLACTVADLPALRAALAATETGEVPDAARTDAARHWAGGGEADLLAQYRGTSPRTVHLPPYEFDETRAWVDFPDDWQDRFALAAPRVAHPLTHAVEFTPAPPARCTDASPRVLALADPEAADAVAAVLPPDAVLRTPGAPGTEPDGLAEELVGEGYTHLVYAPAPGGAPAADPAELDRRVDEHLTGLFRLAKALMHAGATVDLVVLTRRALAVVPGEADVVTEHAALAGLAKAIAREYPYVTVRLVDADDAVPAELLREEILAPQAGVYALRGTDKYRESFAELPGVEAVRDTYLRPGGAYLITGGLGAIGLETARHFAAGAPGAHLYLLGRTALPPESEWDAVAADPQHPAAARVTAVREITALGATVHPVAADVADETALAAVLDTVRAAHGRVDGIVHAAGVPGDSLIAYREAAGFTAVLRPKLRGAFLLHHLTRNDRPDFILHMSSVAAVFPALGQADYAAANYYLDHLARALDTPEHRVVSVEWVAWREVGMAVAAGVNEDLAFRSLRTRDGLGLIDAALCGGRPVLFAGEINYDSDLMSVLPTYDVALSADIEDKIATGLAALAERTKRNLARVREAVESTEVRLTGQPDGEYTDIERMVGRCLAHALGHPEIDVHADFRDLGADSIMALTIGNSISSCIGRQFDAVDLMSERTVVAVARLIETKYDADVRGDDDGGDDDAWLDELLTMPGE